In one window of Dokdonia sp. PRO95 DNA:
- a CDS encoding O-acetylhomoserine aminocarboxypropyltransferase/cysteine synthase family protein gives MSTQKLATKALHAGHDYAANGGTRAVPIYQSTAYVFNDADHAANLFNLSEPGFIYTRLNNPTNDVLEKRLTEIEGGLAAVVTASGTAAINTTLLTLLKQGDHVVASSSLYGGTYNLLSVTLPRFGITTTFVDPSDPENFKNAAQENTRAFFVESLGNPKLDVLDLKGISAFAKAHKVPFIVDNTVATPALLNPIEHGADIVIHSLTKYINGNGTALGGVIIDAGKFDWSNGKFPEFTEPSAGYHGLVYHDALAEAAFIAKVRIEGLRDHGAALSPFNAFQILQGLETLEIRLQKHSQNALALAQWLETRDEVAWVNYPGLESSKYNDLAKQYLPKGQSGIVTFGIKGGFESAKTIANETKLFSLLANIGDSKSLIIHPASTTHQQLSDQEQEATGVTKDLVRLSVGLENIEDLKEDLVAAFARVDKTVLV, from the coding sequence GAGCACTGCCTACGTTTTTAATGATGCAGACCACGCAGCAAACCTTTTTAACCTCTCTGAGCCAGGTTTTATCTACACACGTCTTAATAATCCTACAAATGATGTGCTAGAGAAGCGCCTCACAGAGATAGAAGGAGGGCTGGCAGCTGTAGTAACCGCATCTGGTACTGCGGCAATTAACACCACGCTACTTACACTGTTAAAGCAAGGGGACCACGTAGTAGCCTCAAGTAGTCTCTATGGAGGAACGTATAATTTACTAAGTGTGACGCTTCCTCGTTTTGGGATTACAACCACTTTTGTAGATCCTTCAGATCCAGAAAATTTTAAAAACGCAGCACAAGAAAATACCCGTGCCTTCTTTGTGGAGTCACTAGGTAATCCTAAGCTGGATGTATTAGATTTAAAAGGTATTTCCGCTTTCGCGAAAGCGCACAAAGTGCCTTTCATTGTAGATAACACAGTGGCAACTCCAGCGCTTCTTAACCCAATTGAGCACGGGGCAGATATCGTGATTCACTCTCTTACAAAATACATAAACGGTAATGGTACCGCACTAGGTGGAGTAATCATAGATGCAGGAAAATTTGATTGGAGTAATGGTAAATTTCCTGAGTTTACAGAGCCTTCTGCAGGTTACCACGGCTTAGTGTACCACGATGCACTAGCAGAGGCAGCGTTTATTGCAAAGGTGCGCATAGAAGGATTGAGAGATCACGGTGCGGCGTTGAGCCCATTTAATGCATTCCAAATATTACAAGGGCTAGAAACACTAGAAATTAGATTGCAAAAGCACTCGCAAAATGCACTTGCACTTGCGCAGTGGCTAGAAACTCGTGATGAGGTGGCGTGGGTAAACTACCCAGGCCTTGAGTCAAGTAAGTACAATGATCTTGCAAAGCAATACTTGCCTAAGGGACAGAGTGGGATTGTCACCTTTGGTATAAAAGGTGGTTTTGAAAGTGCAAAAACTATTGCAAACGAGACTAAGCTTTTCTCACTACTCGCAAATATAGGTGATAGTAAATCACTCATTATACACCCAGCGAGTACCACACACCAGCAACTCTCAGACCAAGAGCAAGAGGCAACTGGAGTGACTAAAGATCTCGTGCGTCTTTCTGTAGGTCTTGAGAATATAGAAGATCTTAAAGAAGATCTCGTAGCGGCTTTTGCGCGCGTAGATAAAACTGTTTTAGTGTAA